In a single window of the Chionomys nivalis chromosome 11, mChiNiv1.1, whole genome shotgun sequence genome:
- the Sesn2 gene encoding sestrin-2 isoform X1, producing the protein MIVADTECRTEIKGYLPFARGGVAGPGTQEDHQEGRARRGPRGPSAFIPVEEILREGAESLEQHLGLEALMSSGRVDNLAVVMGLHPDYLSSFWRLHYLLLHTDGPLASSWRHYIAIMAAARHQCSYLIGSHMTEFLQTGGDPEWLLGLHRAPEKLRKLSEINKLLAHRPWLITKEHIQALLKTGEHSWSLAELIQALVLLTHCHSLASFVFGCGILPEGDAEGSPASQAPSPPSEQGSPPSGDPLDNSGGFEAARDVEALMERMRQLQESLLRDEGASQEEMENRFELEKSESLLVTPSADILEPSPHPDIVCFVEDPTFGYKDFTRRGTQAPPTFRAQDYTWEDHGYSLIQRLYPEGGQLLDEKFQVAYSLTYNTIAMHSGVDTSMLRRAIWNYIHCVFGIRYDDYDYGEVNQLLERNLKIYIKTVACYPEKTTRRMYNLFWRHFRHSEKVHVNLLLLEARMQAALLYALRAITRYMT; encoded by the exons GATCATCAGGAAGGCCGGGCTCGGCGAGGTCCTCGAGGACCCAGCGCCTTCATTCCCGTGGAGGAG ATCCTTCGGGAAGGAGCCGAGAGCCTCGAGCAGCACCTGGGACTCGAGGCCCTGATGTCTTCAGGACGGGTGGACAACCTGGCAGTGGTGATGGGTCTCCACCCTGACTACCTTAGCAGTTTTTGGCGCCTGCACTATCTGCTGCTGCATACAGATGGGCCCCTAGCCAGCTCTTGGCGTCACTACATTGCCATCATG GCTGCTGCCCGCCACCAGTGTTCTTACCTGATCGGCTCCCACATGACTGAGTTCCTGCAGACTGGCGGTGACCCTGAGTGGCTTCTGGGCCTCCACCGGGCCCCCGAAAAGCTACGCAAACTCAGCGAGATCAACAAGTTGCTGGCACACCGGCCATGGCTCATCACCAAGGAGCATATCCAG gcCTTACTGAAGACTGGAGAGCACAGCTGGTCCCTGGCTGAACTCATCCAAGCTCTGGTCCTGCTAACCCACTGCCACTCTCTGGCCTCCTTCGTGTTTGGCTGTGGAATACTTCCTGAAGGAGACGCAGAGGGCAGCCCTGCCTCACAGGCACCCTCGCCCCCCAGTGAGCAAGGCAGCCCCCCAAGTGGGGACCCACTGGACAACTCTGGG GGTTTTGAAGCTGCCCGTGACGTAGAAGCTCTCATGGAACGCATGAGGCAGCTGCAGGAGAGCCTGCTGCGCGATGAGGGCGCTTCCCAGGAGGAGATGGAGAACCGTTTTGAGCTGGAGAAGTCAGAAAGTCTGCTGGTAACCCCCTCAG CGGATATCCTGGAGCCCTCTCCACACCCAGACATTGTATGCTTTGTGGAAGACCCCACTTTTGGATATAAAGACTTCACTCGTCGAGGGACTCAGGCCCCCCCTACCTTCCGTGCCCAG GATTATACCTGGGAAGACCATGGCTACTCCCTGATCCAGCGGCTCTACCCCGAGGGCGGACAGCTGCTGGATGAGAAGTTTCAGGTAGCCTACAGCCTCACCTACAACACCATCGCCATGCACAGCGGCGTCGACACCTCCATGCTCCGCAGGGCCATCTGGAACTACATCCACTGTGTCTTTGGCATCAG ATACGATGACTACGATTATGGGGAGGTAAACCAGCTCCTAGAAAGGAACCTCAAAATTTATATCAAGACTGTGGCCTGCTACCCAGAGAAGACAACCCGCAGGATGTACAACCTCTTCTGGAGGCACTTCCGCCACTCAGAGAAG GTTCACGTGAACTTGCTGCTCCTTGAAGCCCGAATGCAAGCAGCCTTGCTCTATGCCCTCCGCGCCATCACCCGCTACATGACCTGA
- the Sesn2 gene encoding sestrin-2 isoform X2 — protein sequence MIVADTECRTEIKGYLPFARGGVAGPGTQEDHQEGRARRGPRGPSAFIPVEEILREGAESLEQHLGLEALMSSGRVDNLAVVMGLHPDYLSSFWRLHYLLLHTDGPLASSWRHYIAIMAAARHQCSYLIGSHMTEFLQTGGDPEWLLGLHRAPEKLRKLSEINKLLAHRPWLITKEHIQGFEAARDVEALMERMRQLQESLLRDEGASQEEMENRFELEKSESLLVTPSADILEPSPHPDIVCFVEDPTFGYKDFTRRGTQAPPTFRAQDYTWEDHGYSLIQRLYPEGGQLLDEKFQVAYSLTYNTIAMHSGVDTSMLRRAIWNYIHCVFGIRYDDYDYGEVNQLLERNLKIYIKTVACYPEKTTRRMYNLFWRHFRHSEKVHVNLLLLEARMQAALLYALRAITRYMT from the exons GATCATCAGGAAGGCCGGGCTCGGCGAGGTCCTCGAGGACCCAGCGCCTTCATTCCCGTGGAGGAG ATCCTTCGGGAAGGAGCCGAGAGCCTCGAGCAGCACCTGGGACTCGAGGCCCTGATGTCTTCAGGACGGGTGGACAACCTGGCAGTGGTGATGGGTCTCCACCCTGACTACCTTAGCAGTTTTTGGCGCCTGCACTATCTGCTGCTGCATACAGATGGGCCCCTAGCCAGCTCTTGGCGTCACTACATTGCCATCATG GCTGCTGCCCGCCACCAGTGTTCTTACCTGATCGGCTCCCACATGACTGAGTTCCTGCAGACTGGCGGTGACCCTGAGTGGCTTCTGGGCCTCCACCGGGCCCCCGAAAAGCTACGCAAACTCAGCGAGATCAACAAGTTGCTGGCACACCGGCCATGGCTCATCACCAAGGAGCATATCCAG GGTTTTGAAGCTGCCCGTGACGTAGAAGCTCTCATGGAACGCATGAGGCAGCTGCAGGAGAGCCTGCTGCGCGATGAGGGCGCTTCCCAGGAGGAGATGGAGAACCGTTTTGAGCTGGAGAAGTCAGAAAGTCTGCTGGTAACCCCCTCAG CGGATATCCTGGAGCCCTCTCCACACCCAGACATTGTATGCTTTGTGGAAGACCCCACTTTTGGATATAAAGACTTCACTCGTCGAGGGACTCAGGCCCCCCCTACCTTCCGTGCCCAG GATTATACCTGGGAAGACCATGGCTACTCCCTGATCCAGCGGCTCTACCCCGAGGGCGGACAGCTGCTGGATGAGAAGTTTCAGGTAGCCTACAGCCTCACCTACAACACCATCGCCATGCACAGCGGCGTCGACACCTCCATGCTCCGCAGGGCCATCTGGAACTACATCCACTGTGTCTTTGGCATCAG ATACGATGACTACGATTATGGGGAGGTAAACCAGCTCCTAGAAAGGAACCTCAAAATTTATATCAAGACTGTGGCCTGCTACCCAGAGAAGACAACCCGCAGGATGTACAACCTCTTCTGGAGGCACTTCCGCCACTCAGAGAAG GTTCACGTGAACTTGCTGCTCCTTGAAGCCCGAATGCAAGCAGCCTTGCTCTATGCCCTCCGCGCCATCACCCGCTACATGACCTGA